In Geitlerinema sp. PCC 9228, a single genomic region encodes these proteins:
- the dapF gene encoding diaminopimelate epimerase, protein MEFIKYQGLGNDFILIDNRQQNQPLLAAQQAIQLCDRHFGIGADGVIFLLPPQADSDCSMRIYNADGSEPQMCGNGIRCLAKFAADLGVSPSQQSGRSWQYRIHTPAGMMIPELLENGNVRVNMGMPRLTAREIPTTLVAPDERAIATSLEAAGRPWQVTAVSMGNPHCIIFTENADEIALETIGPQLENHPAFPERTNTEFVEIVNPSLIKMRVWERGAGATLACGTGACACVVAGVLNHLCDRNCTVELPGGPLDIEWCESDNRVYMSGPAEAVFTGRLTSESTTLKPTATVG, encoded by the coding sequence ATGGAATTTATCAAGTATCAAGGCCTGGGAAACGATTTTATCCTGATTGACAATCGCCAGCAAAACCAACCCTTACTCGCTGCCCAACAAGCCATCCAACTGTGCGATCGCCATTTTGGCATTGGGGCCGATGGCGTGATTTTTCTACTACCCCCCCAAGCAGATAGCGACTGCAGCATGCGCATTTACAACGCCGACGGGTCGGAACCGCAAATGTGCGGCAACGGAATTCGCTGTTTGGCCAAATTTGCCGCCGATTTGGGTGTTTCCCCCAGCCAGCAAAGCGGTCGTAGTTGGCAGTACCGAATTCACACCCCAGCCGGCATGATGATTCCCGAATTGTTAGAAAATGGCAACGTCCGGGTTAATATGGGCATGCCGCGGCTAACCGCTCGGGAAATTCCTACCACTTTGGTCGCCCCCGACGAACGCGCGATCGCCACTTCCCTAGAAGCAGCCGGCCGCCCCTGGCAGGTTACCGCCGTCAGCATGGGCAATCCCCACTGTATTATTTTCACCGAAAACGCCGACGAAATAGCCCTCGAAACCATCGGTCCGCAATTGGAAAACCATCCCGCCTTCCCCGAACGGACGAATACAGAATTTGTGGAAATTGTCAACCCCTCTTTAATCAAAATGCGGGTTTGGGAACGGGGGGCTGGTGCCACTCTCGCCTGCGGTACCGGTGCTTGTGCTTGCGTTGTGGCCGGCGTTCTCAATCACCTGTGCGATCGCAACTGTACCGTAGAACTGCCCGGCGGTCCTTTAGACATTGAATGGTGCGAGTCGGACAACCGCGTTTACATGAGCGGTCCTGCCGAAGCCGTATTCACCGGTCGATTGACTAGCGAATCAACGACGTTAAAGCCAACTGCAACTGTTGGGTAA
- a CDS encoding thiamine phosphate synthase, with the protein MASVPYPQAQPALYRILDANLDRAREGLRIIEEWCRFGVRHTQWSNECKEMRQELGKWHLPEMRAARDTPGDPGTELTHPHEQTRATISQLLQANFGRVQEALRVVEEYGKLYHPQMGETGKQMRYRVYTLESNLLSYQRQQLLQQAQLYLVTSPSDDLLGTVEAALQGGLSLVQYRDKSISDGDRLELARQLGQLCHRYGALFLVNDRVDIALAADADGVHLGQEDLPIEVARQLLGPHKIIGRSTTNPEEMAAAIAEGADYIGVGPVYTTPTKPNKEAAGLEYVRYASEHASIPWFAIGGVDTNNVQEVAAAGAERVAVVRAIMQAEQPTLVTQYFVSQLHQARMMHQMQS; encoded by the coding sequence ATGGCCAGTGTCCCGTATCCACAAGCACAACCGGCCTTGTACCGTATTTTAGACGCCAATCTAGACCGGGCGCGAGAGGGATTACGCATTATTGAAGAATGGTGTCGCTTTGGCGTGCGCCATACCCAATGGTCGAACGAATGCAAGGAAATGCGCCAAGAGTTGGGCAAATGGCACCTTCCGGAAATGCGCGCTGCCAGAGATACCCCAGGCGATCCGGGAACTGAACTGACCCATCCTCACGAACAAACACGCGCTACAATCAGCCAGCTATTGCAAGCAAACTTCGGTCGCGTGCAAGAGGCATTGCGCGTGGTTGAGGAATATGGGAAATTATACCATCCCCAAATGGGGGAAACTGGCAAGCAAATGCGCTATCGTGTCTATACCTTAGAGAGCAACTTACTTTCCTACCAACGCCAACAATTGCTACAACAAGCGCAGCTGTATTTGGTCACTTCGCCATCGGACGACCTGTTGGGAACGGTCGAGGCAGCTTTGCAAGGCGGTTTGAGCTTGGTGCAGTATCGAGATAAAAGCATTAGCGATGGCGATCGCTTGGAACTAGCCCGGCAATTGGGCCAGTTGTGCCACCGCTACGGTGCCTTGTTTTTGGTGAATGACCGGGTAGATATTGCCTTGGCGGCAGATGCCGATGGGGTGCATCTGGGGCAAGAGGACCTCCCCATTGAAGTTGCCAGACAGTTGTTGGGACCCCACAAGATTATCGGACGGTCCACCACCAATCCGGAAGAAATGGCAGCAGCGATCGCGGAAGGGGCCGATTACATTGGTGTGGGTCCAGTGTACACCACCCCCACCAAACCCAATAAAGAAGCGGCTGGTTTGGAATACGTACGCTACGCCAGCGAACACGCCTCAATTCCTTGGTTTGCTATTGGCGGTGTGGATACCAACAACGTACAGGAAGTAGCCGCAGCCGGTGCCGAACGGGTAGCGGTGGTCCGCGCTATCATGCAGGCAGAACAGCCGACCCTGGTGACCCAGTATTTTGTTTCCCAACTGCACCAAGCACGCATGATGCATCAAATGCAGTCTTAA
- a CDS encoding glycerol acyltransferase — MSNSDLRAQPALPFLPPQYNRWVCQGAQLTLLPLLRWRTSVAHIKVENGEQLLQTYQDFADGKIRWLLAFRHPSVDDPLVLSYCLWHWLPRYAKRQGVTLPKPVHTHFIYDRGIPLWAGRWVSWLYPKLGGTPIHRGKVDRVGLRSARDLFLNGQFPMMAAPEGATNGHNEIISPLEPGVAQLGFWCVEDLQKANRGERVLILPVGIQYDYLQPPWQGIEKLLGKLEQDMGVPQAPDRDTLPETPVDLGSDRQMYLYRRLLRLGDRLLSVMAEFYRYHYQQPIPEFSSETDLNVKFQKQLPVLLDAALRVSETYFGLSGKGTFVDRCRRIEQAGWEFIYRSDIQDWESLSLLERGLADWIAVEANRYMWHMRLVESFVAVTGDYVKENPTAERFADTLFLMWDVMARFRGSNPFKRPRLGQQRATIRVGTPIDVSRRFEHYQTSRRQAVSELTQQLQLALTSLIR; from the coding sequence ATGTCTAATTCCGACCTGCGCGCCCAACCTGCCCTGCCTTTTTTGCCCCCTCAGTACAATCGATGGGTTTGCCAGGGGGCCCAACTGACGCTTTTACCATTGCTACGCTGGCGCACTTCAGTAGCCCATATTAAGGTGGAAAACGGGGAACAGTTGCTGCAGACCTATCAGGATTTTGCCGATGGAAAAATTCGGTGGCTGCTGGCTTTTCGACATCCCAGCGTTGACGATCCGTTGGTTCTGTCTTATTGTTTGTGGCACTGGCTGCCCCGCTACGCCAAACGCCAGGGGGTGACTTTGCCCAAGCCGGTACACACCCATTTTATCTACGACCGCGGCATTCCTTTGTGGGCGGGTCGTTGGGTGAGCTGGTTGTACCCAAAATTGGGGGGGACTCCCATTCATCGGGGGAAGGTAGACCGAGTGGGGTTGCGCTCTGCGAGAGATTTGTTTTTGAACGGTCAATTTCCCATGATGGCAGCGCCGGAAGGAGCTACCAACGGGCACAATGAAATTATAAGTCCTTTGGAACCGGGGGTTGCCCAGTTGGGATTTTGGTGCGTGGAGGATTTGCAAAAGGCAAACCGGGGCGAGCGGGTACTGATTTTGCCGGTGGGAATTCAATATGATTATTTGCAACCGCCCTGGCAGGGGATTGAAAAGTTGCTGGGGAAGTTGGAGCAGGATATGGGGGTTCCCCAGGCACCGGATCGGGATACGCTGCCGGAGACGCCGGTTGATTTGGGCAGCGACCGACAGATGTATTTGTACCGACGCTTGTTGCGTTTGGGCGATCGCTTGCTATCGGTTATGGCTGAATTTTACCGCTACCACTACCAGCAACCCATTCCAGAGTTTTCCTCGGAAACCGACCTCAATGTCAAATTCCAAAAGCAGTTGCCGGTGTTGCTGGATGCGGCTTTGCGGGTGTCGGAAACCTATTTTGGGCTGTCGGGGAAAGGTACGTTTGTCGATCGCTGCCGTCGCATCGAACAGGCGGGATGGGAGTTTATTTACCGCAGCGATATCCAGGATTGGGAAAGTCTCTCCCTACTGGAACGGGGGTTGGCTGACTGGATTGCCGTTGAAGCCAATCGGTACATGTGGCACATGCGGCTGGTGGAGAGTTTTGTGGCGGTGACCGGGGATTACGTGAAGGAAAATCCCACAGCGGAACGTTTTGCCGATACCCTCTTTTTGATGTGGGATGTGATGGCGCGCTTTCGCGGTAGCAATCCGTTCAAACGCCCCCGCTTGGGCCAGCAACGCGCTACCATTCGGGTGGGTACGCCCATCGATGTCAGCCGCCGCTTCGAGCACTACCAAACCAGCCGCCGCCAAGCGGTTTCCGAACTTACCCAACAGTTGCAGTTGGCTTTAACGTCGTTGATTCGCTAG
- a CDS encoding M23 family metallopeptidase encodes MLQANRLTFRLPLGRRLRGRFFWLGWGLLLGILSPAARCLALEVELTPQTPRLGETISVTIESEVPGGSPPKVIWDGTSYPAFPQADNRFRVLLPTTPLQEPGRRTLRVRDDQQVRNLAVYVRDRNFPTQSIWLSDSKASLTGTDYEFDRVAEFKQLVSPQKFWQGPFLRPHPGSVTTVYGVRRYYNGEFANNYYHRGVDYAGRRGSTVVAPAAGRVALVGRETEGFALHGNTVGIDHGQGVVSIFLHLDRIDVQPGQMVAAGEAIGTVGSTGISTGPHLHWGLYVHGRAIDPVPWRFRGIE; translated from the coding sequence ATGCTGCAAGCGAACCGGCTGACTTTTCGTCTGCCTCTAGGTAGGCGGTTGCGGGGAAGATTTTTTTGGCTTGGTTGGGGACTTTTGCTGGGGATTTTGTCTCCGGCGGCGCGATGTCTGGCTTTGGAAGTTGAGTTGACCCCACAAACCCCGCGTTTGGGGGAGACGATTTCCGTTACCATCGAATCAGAGGTCCCCGGCGGTTCTCCTCCGAAAGTGATTTGGGATGGAACGAGCTATCCGGCTTTTCCCCAGGCAGACAATCGATTTCGGGTGCTGTTGCCCACAACGCCCCTACAAGAGCCCGGTCGGCGGACTTTGCGCGTTCGCGATGACCAACAGGTGAGAAATTTGGCGGTCTACGTACGCGATCGCAATTTTCCTACCCAATCCATTTGGCTGAGCGATTCTAAAGCCAGCCTTACCGGCACTGATTACGAATTCGACCGGGTGGCAGAATTCAAGCAATTGGTGAGTCCGCAAAAATTCTGGCAGGGTCCGTTCCTACGCCCCCATCCCGGTTCCGTGACCACCGTGTACGGAGTTCGTCGCTACTACAACGGTGAATTTGCCAACAATTACTACCATCGTGGGGTAGACTATGCAGGCAGAAGGGGATCGACGGTGGTAGCGCCTGCCGCCGGACGGGTAGCTCTGGTGGGCCGCGAAACCGAAGGCTTTGCCCTTCATGGCAATACGGTGGGCATTGACCACGGACAAGGGGTGGTTAGCATCTTTTTACACCTCGATCGCATTGACGTGCAACCGGGACAAATGGTGGCTGCTGGGGAAGCGATTGGTACGGTGGGGTCTACGGGAATTTCCACTGGTCCTCACCTGCATTGGGGGTTGTACGTTCACGGCCGGGCGATCGATCCGGTTCCTTGGCGTTTTCGGGGAATTGAGTAA
- a CDS encoding late competence development ComFB family protein — protein sequence MSIVKIVEQALKDGYLTSAMEAEVGRICNAASELSIEEYMALDRLMGALLTGEVVVLPRKQFINVMEELVLAEAIAKVAEIEATSEQNLDVGDIAAYALNRLPPLYATTEEGANFQRARAKEELQEFISKQVKEAIAQSLNKPEFFPERQALGTSSKEEVISQVSNLLQAYAPEFEPQNDQGTSSS from the coding sequence ATGAGCATTGTCAAAATTGTCGAACAAGCTCTCAAAGATGGATATCTCACCTCGGCGATGGAAGCTGAGGTGGGGCGGATTTGCAATGCCGCCAGCGAACTATCCATTGAAGAGTATATGGCCCTCGACCGTCTCATGGGTGCTTTGTTAACTGGGGAAGTGGTGGTGCTGCCCCGCAAGCAATTTATTAACGTTATGGAAGAGTTGGTGTTGGCGGAAGCGATCGCCAAGGTGGCGGAAATCGAGGCAACCAGCGAGCAAAACCTGGATGTGGGGGATATTGCTGCTTACGCGCTCAATCGCTTGCCACCTTTATATGCTACCACCGAAGAGGGGGCGAATTTCCAACGTGCCCGTGCCAAGGAAGAATTGCAAGAATTTATCAGCAAGCAGGTCAAAGAAGCGATCGCTCAGTCCCTCAACAAACCGGAATTTTTCCCGGAACGGCAAGCTTTGGGTACCTCTTCCAAAGAGGAAGTCATTTCCCAAGTCAGCAATTTGCTGCAAGCCTACGCCCCAGAATTTGAACCCCAAAACGACCAAGGTACGTCCTCTTCTTAG
- a CDS encoding DUF3370 domain-containing protein: MLPHILVLTLSQPRSLPTPVRALPPEQTPPAESTLPPHEIIQPSRVRALPGELNDVPVFNSNSPEVVDTEGILLSTFPPTEKKHPEAHLDFAFQGRFDIFSHHLAKARTPEETHTLFQGILLHNPNTQPATVEILQGLSYLTKPDAPFVDLPDYLPDPRGNVYSGPGSRLVNEFLRGNSQGNWHPEMVIPPQESKMLLNMPIPVGRRTPSSNARSTLMRLQSDRSVYVANLAMYAPLNEQGRETIPQLDDWQKLLKTGDLAGPRDLKPTPLGLRGMKTIYGRVAGVARGSRWEATLTDPESDRLTIPSSGRAIAYGLSTLHRGRLGTNQVQSGEMLVRYEDTAYYAHGNYGVEYDLTIPLHNPTAQQQTATISLSTPLKQDDNAQELLFFTPPQQRVFFRGTVRLHYQDQQGNEQTRYVHLVQQRGQAGKPLLRLQLTPQQTRTVEVNLIYPPDSTPPQVLTIQQEPNNSAETQRSNF, translated from the coding sequence ATGCTTCCACATATTCTTGTCCTTACTCTATCGCAACCTAGATCGCTTCCTACACCGGTACGCGCTTTACCTCCGGAACAAACACCTCCTGCGGAGTCTACACTACCTCCCCACGAAATTATACAACCCAGTCGGGTACGAGCCCTGCCTGGGGAACTCAACGATGTGCCCGTTTTTAACAGCAATAGCCCGGAAGTGGTCGATACGGAAGGAATTCTTTTATCTACATTTCCCCCTACAGAAAAAAAACATCCTGAAGCCCACTTAGATTTTGCTTTTCAAGGACGTTTTGATATCTTTTCCCACCATTTGGCGAAAGCCCGAACGCCGGAAGAAACCCATACTCTGTTTCAAGGAATTTTGCTGCACAATCCCAACACACAGCCGGCCACTGTAGAAATTTTACAAGGACTCAGCTATCTAACCAAACCCGATGCTCCGTTTGTGGATTTGCCGGATTATCTGCCAGATCCGCGGGGCAATGTCTATTCGGGTCCGGGAAGTCGTTTGGTAAATGAATTTTTGCGGGGCAACAGCCAAGGCAACTGGCATCCGGAAATGGTGATTCCACCGCAGGAAAGTAAAATGCTGCTGAATATGCCGATTCCAGTGGGCAGGCGGACTCCTTCTTCCAATGCCAGGTCTACGCTGATGCGCCTGCAAAGCGATCGCTCGGTCTATGTGGCGAATTTGGCGATGTACGCGCCTTTGAACGAGCAGGGTCGCGAAACCATTCCCCAACTGGATGATTGGCAAAAATTGCTGAAAACCGGTGATTTGGCTGGTCCTCGGGATTTGAAACCTACGCCGTTGGGATTGCGGGGCATGAAAACCATTTACGGTCGCGTTGCTGGGGTGGCGCGCGGTTCGCGCTGGGAAGCAACTCTCACGGATCCGGAAAGCGATCGCTTGACGATTCCTTCTTCCGGCCGAGCGATCGCCTATGGGTTGAGTACCCTTCACCGCGGTCGTTTGGGGACCAACCAAGTGCAAAGCGGCGAAATGTTGGTTCGCTACGAAGATACAGCCTACTACGCCCACGGGAACTATGGGGTAGAATACGATTTAACCATCCCCCTGCACAATCCCACCGCACAACAACAAACTGCCACCATTTCCCTTTCTACCCCCCTCAAGCAAGACGACAACGCCCAGGAATTATTGTTTTTTACACCACCCCAACAGCGGGTCTTTTTCCGGGGAACGGTACGCTTACACTATCAAGACCAACAGGGCAACGAACAAACCCGCTACGTTCATTTGGTTCAACAACGGGGTCAGGCAGGCAAACCTCTACTGCGCTTGCAGCTGACCCCCCAACAAACCCGTACGGTGGAAGTAAATTTAATTTATCCACCGGACTCTACGCCACCGCAGGTATTGACCATCCAACAAGAACCCAATAACTCGGCAGAAACACAACGATCCAATTTCTGA
- a CDS encoding DUF1565 domain-containing protein has product MARSYQNHAASTRRSIQIVAGIGFAAMVLRIGALGTVVGWGTGLVSPPAVAQNAPATSANPTDAPNYQVLYVDPNTGSDREGKGTQAAPLKTITQALAVAPSNTVIRLAAGTYSTASGEQFPLRLQPGVTLQGNPNRRGDNVTIEGGGRFTSDTYARQNAAIVASDWSGLTGVTVTNPNPRGYGVWVESASPVIVRNTFTGNTHDGVAVLGESDAIVQNNWFWQNGANGITVYGRATPRIQGNQIRNTGFGINIAEQAAPLVVDNVIAGNRDGVLVQGEAQPILRQNRIADNQRDGVVAINNALPDLGMQGRPGNNEIRNNGRYNIHNNATSRIIPAFGNQVSPDRLQGRVDIAGNLMPNPTASTNNRREAIAQLPPSLNPQPAGASPHRSNRQNQSERNFPAIADTTPAQTEVPTRANPIEIEVPQPASDRGQDGRRPAANRNAGNTAPQRQRRPSPLPNLDAPPNNVLPVPEANIPTSGEAPSITIDTSNRQAPGVDNNHAARLGVNYRILVDAQSERERERLRSLVPESFRVEVDERTWWQAGAFRERYRALQLLYQLRRQGLRTLMQSIESHTSN; this is encoded by the coding sequence ATGGCACGTTCGTACCAAAACCACGCCGCCTCTACGCGCCGGTCTATCCAAATTGTAGCTGGCATCGGTTTTGCCGCTATGGTTTTGAGAATTGGTGCTTTGGGCACCGTGGTGGGTTGGGGAACTGGGCTGGTGTCTCCACCTGCTGTTGCCCAGAACGCCCCTGCCACTTCTGCCAATCCCACAGATGCGCCCAACTACCAAGTCCTCTACGTCGATCCCAACACCGGTAGCGATCGCGAGGGCAAGGGGACCCAAGCAGCACCGTTAAAAACCATTACCCAAGCCCTAGCCGTGGCCCCATCAAACACGGTCATTCGTTTGGCAGCCGGTACCTACAGCACAGCCAGCGGCGAACAGTTTCCCCTACGCTTGCAACCGGGGGTCACCCTCCAGGGCAATCCTAACCGTCGCGGCGACAATGTGACGATCGAAGGGGGCGGCCGGTTTACCAGCGACACCTACGCCCGGCAAAATGCGGCCATTGTGGCTTCCGATTGGTCGGGATTGACAGGGGTGACGGTGACCAATCCCAATCCCCGCGGTTATGGGGTTTGGGTGGAATCCGCCAGTCCGGTTATCGTGCGCAATACCTTTACCGGCAATACCCACGATGGGGTTGCCGTGTTGGGGGAAAGCGATGCCATTGTTCAAAACAATTGGTTTTGGCAAAACGGTGCCAACGGCATTACGGTCTATGGTAGGGCTACCCCACGCATTCAAGGCAATCAAATTCGCAATACGGGATTTGGGATTAATATTGCCGAACAAGCTGCCCCGTTGGTGGTGGATAATGTGATTGCTGGCAATCGCGATGGGGTTTTGGTGCAGGGAGAGGCACAGCCTATTTTGCGGCAAAACCGTATTGCCGACAACCAGCGGGATGGGGTGGTGGCGATTAACAATGCTTTGCCTGATTTGGGGATGCAGGGGCGTCCTGGCAACAATGAGATTCGCAACAACGGTCGCTACAATATTCACAATAACGCTACTTCCCGCATTATTCCAGCGTTCGGCAATCAGGTATCCCCCGATCGCTTGCAAGGACGGGTGGATATTGCAGGTAATTTAATGCCCAATCCCACTGCCTCGACGAATAACCGCCGCGAAGCGATCGCCCAACTACCCCCCTCCCTGAACCCACAACCAGCTGGGGCATCCCCCCATCGCTCCAATCGCCAAAATCAAAGCGAGCGCAACTTCCCGGCGATCGCAGATACCACCCCTGCTCAGACAGAAGTGCCCACCAGGGCCAATCCCATCGAAATTGAAGTACCGCAACCAGCCAGCGACCGTGGTCAGGATGGCCGCCGCCCAGCTGCCAACCGCAATGCTGGCAATACCGCCCCTCAACGGCAGCGCCGCCCTTCTCCCTTACCTAATTTGGACGCACCTCCCAACAACGTCCTGCCAGTGCCCGAGGCCAATATCCCCACCTCTGGGGAGGCACCCTCTATTACCATAGATACGTCCAACCGTCAAGCCCCCGGCGTCGATAATAACCATGCCGCGCGTTTGGGGGTAAACTATCGCATCCTGGTGGATGCCCAAAGCGAACGGGAACGAGAACGCTTGCGATCGCTGGTTCCTGAGAGCTTCCGGGTGGAAGTAGACGAGCGTACCTGGTGGCAAGCCGGCGCTTTCCGCGAACGCTACCGCGCCCTCCAATTACTCTACCAACTGCGTCGTCAAGGATTGCGCACCCTCATGCAGTCCATCGAAAGCCACACAAGCAACTAA
- the thiS gene encoding sulfur carrier protein ThiS produces MANVQVNGEYCSCPDGLKIPEFLEHFGYNPRLVAVEYNGEILHRQHWETTQIAPGDRLEIVTIVGGG; encoded by the coding sequence ATGGCAAACGTACAAGTCAATGGCGAATATTGTAGCTGTCCCGATGGGTTGAAAATTCCCGAGTTTTTGGAACATTTTGGGTACAACCCGCGTTTGGTGGCTGTGGAGTACAACGGGGAAATTTTACACCGCCAGCATTGGGAAACCACGCAAATTGCCCCCGGCGATCGCTTGGAAATTGTTACCATTGTTGGCGGCGGCTAG
- a CDS encoding DUF1517 domain-containing protein: protein MYQKIATFLKSVLKPLLVFTLVVALAFSQIHVDEAAARRSGGRIGGGSFGAPRSPSSGPTYKGPSRGGPRGGGFGFPFLLPFFGFGGFGGIFGILVIIAIANFLLQSFRRISDSYEEQAASNPNVTVAKVQVGLLAEARELQDNLNNLAERVNTNTSSGRLQVLQETTLSLLRHPEYWVYASASSEQTKLQQAESKFNQLSLQERSKFTEETLYNVSGRRQNSDSSAITEPNKDQAPGEYIMVTVVVAVQDKLKLPEINSSKDLEQSLRQLGSVSSDSLLAVETLWTPQAQGDTLTADDLLAEYPQLHLL from the coding sequence ATGTATCAAAAAATCGCAACCTTTCTCAAATCGGTTCTCAAACCGCTGTTGGTCTTTACTCTCGTCGTCGCTCTGGCTTTCTCCCAAATTCATGTAGATGAGGCAGCTGCCCGTCGCAGCGGCGGTCGCATCGGCGGCGGTTCCTTTGGTGCCCCCCGGAGTCCTTCTTCCGGTCCTACCTACAAGGGACCCAGCCGCGGCGGTCCTCGCGGTGGCGGTTTTGGCTTTCCCTTTCTGCTGCCCTTCTTTGGCTTTGGCGGTTTTGGCGGAATTTTCGGCATTCTCGTGATTATCGCGATCGCCAATTTCCTCCTACAAAGTTTCCGCCGCATCAGCGATTCCTACGAAGAACAAGCTGCCAGCAATCCCAACGTAACTGTTGCCAAAGTGCAGGTTGGTTTGCTCGCCGAAGCCCGAGAGTTACAGGATAACCTCAACAACTTGGCAGAACGGGTCAATACCAACACCTCCAGCGGTCGCTTGCAAGTCCTACAGGAAACCACGCTTTCCTTACTTCGCCATCCCGAGTACTGGGTTTATGCCTCTGCTAGCAGCGAACAAACCAAACTCCAGCAAGCAGAAAGCAAATTTAACCAGCTGTCCCTACAAGAACGCAGCAAATTTACCGAAGAAACCCTCTATAATGTCAGCGGTCGCCGTCAGAACAGTGACTCCTCTGCCATTACCGAACCCAACAAAGACCAAGCACCAGGAGAATACATCATGGTCACGGTCGTGGTAGCTGTACAAGACAAGCTCAAGCTACCGGAAATCAACAGCAGCAAGGATTTAGAACAGAGCTTGCGGCAGCTGGGTAGCGTCTCCAGCGATAGCTTGTTGGCGGTGGAAACCCTATGGACCCCCCAAGCACAAGGGGATACCCTCACCGCCGACGATCTGCTAGCGGAATATCCCCAACTGCACCTGCTCTAA
- a CDS encoding RNA chaperone Hfq, with translation MAEFDPGLPSVRKIADYIKEKKEVELQLITGDLLVGKVFWQDAECICLVDSYDQQTLVWRQAIVYMKPKF, from the coding sequence ATGGCAGAATTTGATCCTGGATTGCCAAGCGTTCGCAAAATTGCCGACTATATCAAAGAGAAAAAGGAAGTGGAATTGCAATTAATCACCGGCGATCTCTTGGTAGGGAAGGTTTTTTGGCAAGATGCGGAATGTATTTGCTTGGTGGATAGTTACGACCAACAAACTTTGGTGTGGCGTCAAGCCATTGTTTACATGAAACCCAAATTCTAG